Part of the Paracoccus sp. S3-43 genome, GCAACGATGCCGCCCTGGACTTTCTGGCGACGCGCCGGTCGCACCCGCCCAAGATGCTGCGCGAACCCGCCCCCGACCGGGCCGAGATCCTGCGCCTGCTGACCCTGGCCGCGCGCGTCCCCGACCACGGCAAGCTGGAGCCCTGGCGCTTCGTGGTGCTGGAACGCGCGGTCCTGGACCGGCTGGCGCCGGTGCTGCGCGCGCAGGTGCTGGCCGCGGGCCAGGATCAGGCGGCGGCCGACAAGGCGGCCTCGGCCTTCGGGTCGCCGGTGATCGTGGCGGTGGTGTCGGCGCCCGTCGCCAGCGACAAGGTGCCGGGCTGGGAACAGTTCCTGTCGGCAGGCGCGGTCTGCCTGGGGCTGGTGAATGCGGCGCTCGCCTCGGGCTGGGGGGCGGCCTGGCTGACCGGTCCGGCGGTGCTGGACGAGACCTTCGGGCGCAGCCACCTGGGCCTGACCGATGGCGAACGCCTGGTGGGCCTGGTCCATCTGGGCAGCCGGGGGGACGCGCCGCCCGAACGCCCGCGCCCCGACGTCGCCGCCAAGACGTGCTGGCTGGAATGATCGTCTTTCGCGCCCTCACCCTGGGCTGGCTGGATCTGCTGCGGCCGCGCATCCTGCGGCTGGCCCTGATGGGCGTCGCGCTGACCGTCCTGCTGTTCGTCGTCCTGCAATCGGCGCTGTTCTGGGCGGTCCGCAGCTTCGTGCCGGGCAGCCTGTCGCTGCCCTGGATCGGCACGCTGGATGTCGGATCGGCGCTGTCCTGGGGGTCGCTGGCGCTGTTCCCGCTGATGGGGTTCTTCCTGATGGCCCCCGTCGCCGCAGGCTTTTCCGGCCTGTTCGCCGATCATGTCGCCGACGCGGTCGAGGAGATGCACTATCCCGCCCGCCAGGGCGCCTCGCTGGATTTCCTGGACGGGCTGCTGGAATCGGTCGCGGTGATGCTGGCCGTGCTGGCGGTCGCGATCCTGTCGCTGTTCCTGACGCCGGTCCTGGGTCCGCTGGCGCCGCTGCTGTTCTTCGGCGCGAACGGCTGGCTGCTGGGGCGGGAGTTCTTTCAGATGGCCGCCCGCCGCCACATGGATCAACCCCAAGCCACCGCCCTGCGCAAGGCGAATGCGGGGCGCGTGACGCTGGCGGGCGTGCTGGTCGCGGTGGCCCTGGTGATTCCCCTGGTCAATATCGCGGTGCCGCTGCTGGCGGCAGCGGCCTTCACGCATCTGTTCCACCTGATCAGCGGATCAGCCGGTCCAGATTCTCGATATCCGCGCGGGTGATCAGCCCGCCCAGGATCACATAGGCGATCGCGGCCCAGATGATCGCCGCGATCACCGTGGTCCAGATCAGCTTGCCCTTCAGCCGCAGGTCGGCGGGCGCGCCTGCCGGGGTGCCCGGCACGATCTCGCCCGCGTCCTGCTGGCTGCGCTGGCCGATCACAACGACGATGAACAGCGTCAGGAACCACAGGACGGCGAACAGGACGATGCCCCCGGTCAGGTTCATCAGACCTGCTCCAGTTCGATGAGGCAGCCGTTGAAATCCTTGGGATGCAGGAACAGGACCGGCTTGCCATGGGCGCCGATCCTGGGTTCGCCGCTGCCCAGGACGCGGGCGCCTTCGGATTTCAGGCGGTCGCGGGCGGCCAGGATGTCCTCCACCTCGAAGCACATGTGATGGATGCCGCCGGACGGGTTCTTGTCCAGGAATCCCTGGATCGGGCTGTTCTCGCCCAGGGGATACAGCAGTTCGATCTTGGTGTTGGGCAGTTCGATGAAGACCACCGTCACGCCATGGTCCGGTTCGTCCTGGGGCGCGCCGACCCTGGCGCCCAGCGTATCGGCATATTGGGCGGATGCCGCAGCCAGGTCGGGAACCGCGATGGCCACATGGTTAAGACGTCCGATCATCCTGTCCTCCGGGTTTTGGGCGGTTCTAGGGCTTTCCGCGCGGCGGCGAAAGGAAAACCCAACCGCGTTAACCGCTTCTTAGCGAATCGGCGGCTAACTGACAGGGCCACATCGGTAAGGGGTACATGACATGCAGAACGACATCGCATCCGAGGTGACCGACGCCTTGCCCATCTGGCGCGTCTCGATGCCCAACCGGCCGCTGACCGGCCTGACCGTTCTTGTGGTCGAGGATTCGCGCTTCGCCAGCGAGGCCGTGCGGCTGCTGTGCCTGCGGTCGGGGGCGCGGATCCGGCGGGCCGACTGCCTGCGCTCGGCCGCCCGGCATTTGCAGACCTATCGCCCGGCGGTGGTGATCGTCGATCTGGGCCTGCCCGACGGCAACGGCGCGGATCTGATCCGCCAGATCGCCGCGACCGAACCCCGCGTTCCGGTGCTGCTGGGCATCTCGGGCGATCCCGACCTGGCCGATGCGGCCCTGATGGCGGGGGCGGACGGTTTCCTGGCCAAGCCCATCGAAAGCCTGGCGGTGTTCCAGCAGACCATCCTGTCGGCCCTGCCGGTCGAGGCGCGGGGCCTCGGCCTGCACATCCTGCCGGATGAGGCGAATGAGGTGATCCGGCCCGACCCCTCGGGGCTGCGCGATGATCTGGCCCATGTGGCCGAAATCCTGTCCACGGCGCAGGATACCGCGGCGGTCGACTATATCGCGCATTTCCTGGCGGGAATCGCCCGTTCCGCCCATGACCCGGTGCTGGAGGCCGCGGCCACCGCGCTTGCGCGCGACCGCGACGCGGGCCACGCCCTGGCCACCGATCTTGCGCGGATCAGCGGGCTGGTCCAGGAACGGCTGGCCCGCGTCGCAGGGATGTGATCAGCGCCCATCGCTGCGCCGATCAAGCCGGCCGGGCGGACGATGCGCAGGAACGACGCATGGCCGGCAGCCCGTACGGTGCCGGGATCCAGGGTCGCCCGGAACAGCGGATCGCCGGAAGCCTCGGCCCGCACGGCCCAGGCCCGATACCCCTGCCCATCGGCAAAAAAGGGACCGTAGGGCATATAAGTCCACAGGCTGTCATGGTTCGGCCACAGGGGCGGCAACAGGGCGCTGTGGATCGGCCGGTCCGCCGGGGCCGGGCGGCGGCGCGAAACCGGCAAGGTCGGGCCGGGAATGGTCTGGCATCGTTGATCGTCCGGGCTGCGGTCGCGTCAGAATGCGCGGCTCCTCGCCCATGTCGAGGCCCGGAAAGACGCTGCGTTCCAGATGCCGGACACCCCCGCCCATGACGCAGGGAGCATGGGCGCGGACGTGGCGCAGGGGCCTACTCTTTCGGCAGGACGCGCAGGCGCAGGTCGCGCAATTGTTCGTTGGTGGGTTCCGAAGGGGCGCCCATCATCAGATCCTCGGCCCGCTGGTTCATGGGGAACATGATGACCTGGCGGATGTTCACCTCGTCGGCCAGCAGCATCACGATCCGGTCGATGCCTGCGGCACATCCCCCGTGCGGCGGCGCGCCATAGCGGAAGGCCTTGACCATGCCGCCGAAACGCTTTTCCACCTCACTGGCCGGATAGCCCGCCAGTTCGAAGGCCTTGAACATGATCTCGGGCTTGTGGTTGCGGATCGCGCCGGAGATCAGTTCATAGCCGTTGCAGGCGAGGTCGTATTGGAAGCCCTTGACCTGCAAGGGGTCGCCCGACAGCGCCTCCAGCCCGCCCTGCGGCATGGAGAACGGGTTGTGGGAAAAGTCGATCTTGCCGTCGTCGGTCTTTTCATACATCGGGAAATCGACGATCCAGGCGAACTTGAACTGGTTTTCATCGGTCAGGCCCAGTTCCCGGCCGATCTCGTTGCGGGCGCGGCCCGCGACGGCCTCGAACTGTTCGGGCTTGCCGCCCAGGAAAAAGGCCGCATCGCCCTCGCCCAGGCCAAGCTGGATGCGGATCGCCTCGGTCGGCTCGTGGCCCAGGGCCTTGGCGATGGGACCGGCGGCTTCGGTCGACCCGTCCTCGGCCTTGCGCCAGAAGATATAGCCCATGCCCGGCAGGCCCTCGCGCTGCGCGAAGGCGTTCATGCGGTCGGCGAACTTGCGGGAACCGCCGGTCGGCGCGGGGATGGCGCGGACCTCGGTTCCCTCCTGCTCCAGCAGCTTGGCGAAGATGCCGAAGCCCGAGCCGCGGAAATGGTCGCTGACCACCTGCATCTGGATCGGGTTGCGCAGGTCGGGCTTGTCGCTGCCGTATTTCAGCATCGATTCCGCGTAAGGAATGCGCGGCCAGTCGGCATCGACCGGGCGGCCGCCGCCGAATTCCTCGAACAGGCCCTGGATCACCGGCTGGATGGCGGCGAACACGTCCTCCTGCTCGACAAAGGACATCTCCAGGTCAAGCTGGTAGAAGTCGGTCGGGCTGCGGTCGGCGCGGGGATCCTCGTCGCGGAAGCAGGGGGCGATCTGGAAATAACGGTCGAAGCCCGCGACCATGATCAGCTGCTTGAACTGCTGGGGGGCCTGCGGCAGCGCGTAGAACTTGCCCGGATGCAGGCGCGAGGG contains:
- a CDS encoding nitroreductase, producing MTHRNDAALDFLATRRSHPPKMLREPAPDRAEILRLLTLAARVPDHGKLEPWRFVVLERAVLDRLAPVLRAQVLAAGQDQAAADKAASAFGSPVIVAVVSAPVASDKVPGWEQFLSAGAVCLGLVNAALASGWGAAWLTGPAVLDETFGRSHLGLTDGERLVGLVHLGSRGDAPPERPRPDVAAKTCWLE
- a CDS encoding EI24 domain-containing protein, translated to MIVFRALTLGWLDLLRPRILRLALMGVALTVLLFVVLQSALFWAVRSFVPGSLSLPWIGTLDVGSALSWGSLALFPLMGFFLMAPVAAGFSGLFADHVADAVEEMHYPARQGASLDFLDGLLESVAVMLAVLAVAILSLFLTPVLGPLAPLLFFGANGWLLGREFFQMAARRHMDQPQATALRKANAGRVTLAGVLVAVALVIPLVNIAVPLLAAAAFTHLFHLISGSAGPDSRYPRG
- a CDS encoding DUF1467 family protein, with the translated sequence MNLTGGIVLFAVLWFLTLFIVVVIGQRSQQDAGEIVPGTPAGAPADLRLKGKLIWTTVIAAIIWAAIAYVILGGLITRADIENLDRLIR
- the mce gene encoding methylmalonyl-CoA epimerase; protein product: MIGRLNHVAIAVPDLAAASAQYADTLGARVGAPQDEPDHGVTVVFIELPNTKIELLYPLGENSPIQGFLDKNPSGGIHHMCFEVEDILAARDRLKSEGARVLGSGEPRIGAHGKPVLFLHPKDFNGCLIELEQV
- a CDS encoding response regulator, with product MPNRPLTGLTVLVVEDSRFASEAVRLLCLRSGARIRRADCLRSAARHLQTYRPAVVIVDLGLPDGNGADLIRQIAATEPRVPVLLGISGDPDLADAALMAGADGFLAKPIESLAVFQQTILSALPVEARGLGLHILPDEANEVIRPDPSGLRDDLAHVAEILSTAQDTAAVDYIAHFLAGIARSAHDPVLEAAATALARDRDAGHALATDLARISGLVQERLARVAGM
- the aspS gene encoding aspartate--tRNA ligase, which gives rise to MHAYRSHTCGDLTAANAGETVRLSGWVHRVRDHGGVLFVDLRDHYGMTQVLADSDSPAFAAMDKLRAETVIRIDGRVKLRDPSLVNAKLPTGEIEVYATDLEVLGPADELPLPVFGDQEYPEETRLAYRFLDLRRESLHNNIMLRSKVIRSLRNRMWDQGFTEFQTPIITASSPEGARDFLVPSRLHPGKFYALPQAPQQFKQLIMVAGFDRYFQIAPCFRDEDPRADRSPTDFYQLDLEMSFVEQEDVFAAIQPVIQGLFEEFGGGRPVDADWPRIPYAESMLKYGSDKPDLRNPIQMQVVSDHFRGSGFGIFAKLLEQEGTEVRAIPAPTGGSRKFADRMNAFAQREGLPGMGYIFWRKAEDGSTEAAGPIAKALGHEPTEAIRIQLGLGEGDAAFFLGGKPEQFEAVAGRARNEIGRELGLTDENQFKFAWIVDFPMYEKTDDGKIDFSHNPFSMPQGGLEALSGDPLQVKGFQYDLACNGYELISGAIRNHKPEIMFKAFELAGYPASEVEKRFGGMVKAFRYGAPPHGGCAAGIDRIVMLLADEVNIRQVIMFPMNQRAEDLMMGAPSEPTNEQLRDLRLRVLPKE